A single genomic interval of Helianthus annuus cultivar XRQ/B chromosome 6, HanXRQr2.0-SUNRISE, whole genome shotgun sequence harbors:
- the LOC118479888 gene encoding outer envelope pore protein 16, chloroplastic-like: protein MPKTTFMGSLSSPKVEVLVDTGNPLLNHTLDGFLKIGTVAVAKVAAEETYHMVKRGSVSKHSLQNSLEKMCKEGAYWGTIAGVYVGMEYGVERVRGTRDWKNAMIGGALTGALVSAVGNNKGDKIIMDAITGGAVATAAEFISYLT, encoded by the exons ATGCCAAAGACTACTTTCATGGGTTCACTTTCTTCTCCCAAAGTTGAAGTCTTGGTCGATACGGGAAACCCTCTCCTCAATCACACTCTCGATGGGTTCTTGAAGATCGGAACC GTTGCTGTTGCGAAAGTGGCTGCTGAGGAGACTTACCACATGGTCAAACGAG GAAGTGTTTCAAAGCATAGCTTGCAAAACtcg TTAGAAAAGATGTGTAAAGAAGGTGCATACTGGG GTACTATAGCTGGAGTATATGTTGGAATGGAGTATGGCGTTGAGCGAGTGCGTGGCACCAGAGATTGG AAGAACGCGATGATCGGTGGTGCATTGACAGGCGCGCTTGTATCAGCAGTTGGCAACAACAAAGGAGATAAAATCATAATGGATGCCATCACAGGAGGTGCAGTGGCAACTGCTGCTGAGTTCATCAGTTATCTTACTTAA